One stretch of Zingiber officinale cultivar Zhangliang chromosome 6B, Zo_v1.1, whole genome shotgun sequence DNA includes these proteins:
- the LOC121991826 gene encoding mitochondrial outer membrane protein porin 1-like isoform X3 — protein MDETKGNCFVSARDENSDMGLHFKPWSNLCFQIYVDGSICLDILQNQWSPIYDVAAILTSIQAITASGTRKNELIIGELQSQIKNKNVTFDVKATSDSTLLTTVTVDELATPGLRSILSFVIPNQQSGKVELQYLHDYASVTAGIGLTTQPVVNLSGVVGTNAFSVGADIAFDTAGGNFIKYNGGLNVINANLIASLTLNDKGNNLTASCYHLVSPLSSTAVGAELSRSFSSNENTLTIGTQHALDPLTMVKARFNNYGRGSALIQHEWKPKSFFTISGEVDTIAIEKNAKVGLSLVLRP, from the exons ATGGATGAGACAAAAGGAAACTGTTTTGTTTCAGCCAGGGATGAAAACTCTGATATGGGTTTACActttaaaccttggtctaacttatGTTTTCAAA tttatgtgGATGGAAGCATATGCTTGGATATTTTGCAAAACCAATGGAGTCCAATCTATGATGTGGCTGCAATCCTTACTTCTATCCAG GCCATTACAGCATCTGGCACAAGGAAGAATGAACTGATCATTGGCGAGCTACAGTCTCAGATAAAGAATAAAAATGTCACTTTTGATGTTAAAGCAACATCAGACTCAACT CTTCTAACAACTGTTACAGTCGATGAACTGGCTACCCCTGGGCTGAGATCAATATTAAGTTTCGTTATACCAAATCAGCAGTCAGGAAAG GTTGAGCTGCAATACCTACATGATTATGCTAGCGTCACTGCTGGTATTGGATTGACTACCCAGCCTGTGGTGAACCTCTCAGGGGTGGTTGGTACTAATGCTTTCTCTGTCGGAGCCGATATAGCATTTGACACTGCGGGAGGAAATTTCATCAAATACAACGGAGGGTTGAACGTCATTAATGCTAATCTCATTGCCTCGTTGACTCT GAACGACAAGGGGAACAACTTAACTGCATCCTGCTACCACCTGGTGAGTCCATTGTCCAGTACAGCAGTGGGGGCGGAGCTCTCTCGTAGCTTCTCCAGCAACGAGAACACCCTAACCATTGGGACACAACATGCCCTGGATCCTCTTACCATGGTCAAGGCTCGATTCAACAATTACGGGAGAGGTAGTGCACTAATCCAGCACGAGTGGAAGCCAAAATCATTTTTCACAATCTCTGGGGAAGTTGATACAATAGCCATCGAAAAGAATGCCAAGGTGGGCTTGTCCTTGGTCCTTAGGCCCTAA
- the LOC121991826 gene encoding mitochondrial outer membrane protein porin 1-like isoform X2: MRQKETVLFQPGMKTLIWVYTLNLGLTYVFKVRAVYVDGSICLDILQNQWSPIYDVAAILTSIQAITASGTRKNELIIGELQSQIKNKNVTFDVKATSDSTLLTTVTVDELATPGLRSILSFVIPNQQSGKVELQYLHDYASVTAGIGLTTQPVVNLSGVVGTNAFSVGADIAFDTAGGNFIKYNGGLNVINANLIASLTLNDKGNNLTASCYHLVSPLSSTAVGAELSRSFSSNENTLTIGTQHALDPLTMVKARFNNYGRGSALIQHEWKPKSFFTISGEVDTIAIEKNAKVGLSLVLRP; encoded by the exons ATGAGACAAAAGGAAACTGTTTTGTTTCAGCCAGGGATGAAAACTCTGATATGGGTTTACActttaaaccttggtctaacttatGTTTTCAAAGTACGTGCAG tttatgtgGATGGAAGCATATGCTTGGATATTTTGCAAAACCAATGGAGTCCAATCTATGATGTGGCTGCAATCCTTACTTCTATCCAG GCCATTACAGCATCTGGCACAAGGAAGAATGAACTGATCATTGGCGAGCTACAGTCTCAGATAAAGAATAAAAATGTCACTTTTGATGTTAAAGCAACATCAGACTCAACT CTTCTAACAACTGTTACAGTCGATGAACTGGCTACCCCTGGGCTGAGATCAATATTAAGTTTCGTTATACCAAATCAGCAGTCAGGAAAG GTTGAGCTGCAATACCTACATGATTATGCTAGCGTCACTGCTGGTATTGGATTGACTACCCAGCCTGTGGTGAACCTCTCAGGGGTGGTTGGTACTAATGCTTTCTCTGTCGGAGCCGATATAGCATTTGACACTGCGGGAGGAAATTTCATCAAATACAACGGAGGGTTGAACGTCATTAATGCTAATCTCATTGCCTCGTTGACTCT GAACGACAAGGGGAACAACTTAACTGCATCCTGCTACCACCTGGTGAGTCCATTGTCCAGTACAGCAGTGGGGGCGGAGCTCTCTCGTAGCTTCTCCAGCAACGAGAACACCCTAACCATTGGGACACAACATGCCCTGGATCCTCTTACCATGGTCAAGGCTCGATTCAACAATTACGGGAGAGGTAGTGCACTAATCCAGCACGAGTGGAAGCCAAAATCATTTTTCACAATCTCTGGGGAAGTTGATACAATAGCCATCGAAAAGAATGCCAAGGTGGGCTTGTCCTTGGTCCTTAGGCCCTAA
- the LOC121991826 gene encoding mitochondrial outer membrane protein porin 1-like isoform X1 yields MYYSCFNIFFFFCLGLIKCDYVSEKLNILFLFLRSLLFICIALIHIDLFLVYVDGSICLDILQNQWSPIYDVAAILTSIQAITASGTRKNELIIGELQSQIKNKNVTFDVKATSDSTLLTTVTVDELATPGLRSILSFVIPNQQSGKVELQYLHDYASVTAGIGLTTQPVVNLSGVVGTNAFSVGADIAFDTAGGNFIKYNGGLNVINANLIASLTLNDKGNNLTASCYHLVSPLSSTAVGAELSRSFSSNENTLTIGTQHALDPLTMVKARFNNYGRGSALIQHEWKPKSFFTISGEVDTIAIEKNAKVGLSLVLRP; encoded by the exons ATGTATTACAGttgcttcaacatttttttttttttttgcttaggaCTTATCAAGTGTGATTACGTTTCTGAGAAGTTAAACATATTGTTCTTATTTCTAAGGAGTTTATTATTCATATGCATTGCCCTGATACATAttgatttatttttagtttatgtgGATGGAAGCATATGCTTGGATATTTTGCAAAACCAATGGAGTCCAATCTATGATGTGGCTGCAATCCTTACTTCTATCCAG GCCATTACAGCATCTGGCACAAGGAAGAATGAACTGATCATTGGCGAGCTACAGTCTCAGATAAAGAATAAAAATGTCACTTTTGATGTTAAAGCAACATCAGACTCAACT CTTCTAACAACTGTTACAGTCGATGAACTGGCTACCCCTGGGCTGAGATCAATATTAAGTTTCGTTATACCAAATCAGCAGTCAGGAAAG GTTGAGCTGCAATACCTACATGATTATGCTAGCGTCACTGCTGGTATTGGATTGACTACCCAGCCTGTGGTGAACCTCTCAGGGGTGGTTGGTACTAATGCTTTCTCTGTCGGAGCCGATATAGCATTTGACACTGCGGGAGGAAATTTCATCAAATACAACGGAGGGTTGAACGTCATTAATGCTAATCTCATTGCCTCGTTGACTCT GAACGACAAGGGGAACAACTTAACTGCATCCTGCTACCACCTGGTGAGTCCATTGTCCAGTACAGCAGTGGGGGCGGAGCTCTCTCGTAGCTTCTCCAGCAACGAGAACACCCTAACCATTGGGACACAACATGCCCTGGATCCTCTTACCATGGTCAAGGCTCGATTCAACAATTACGGGAGAGGTAGTGCACTAATCCAGCACGAGTGGAAGCCAAAATCATTTTTCACAATCTCTGGGGAAGTTGATACAATAGCCATCGAAAAGAATGCCAAGGTGGGCTTGTCCTTGGTCCTTAGGCCCTAA
- the LOC121991826 gene encoding mitochondrial outer membrane protein porin 1-like isoform X4 produces MGPGLYSDIGKKARDLLYKDYQTDQKFTLTTCTLNGVAITASGTRKNELIIGELQSQIKNKNVTFDVKATSDSTLLTTVTVDELATPGLRSILSFVIPNQQSGKVELQYLHDYASVTAGIGLTTQPVVNLSGVVGTNAFSVGADIAFDTAGGNFIKYNGGLNVINANLIASLTLNDKGNNLTASCYHLVSPLSSTAVGAELSRSFSSNENTLTIGTQHALDPLTMVKARFNNYGRGSALIQHEWKPKSFFTISGEVDTIAIEKNAKVGLSLVLRP; encoded by the exons ATGGGTCCGGGATTGTACTCCGACATCGGAAAGAAAGCGAGAG ATCTTCTTTATAAGGACTACCAGACAGACCAGAAGTTCACTCTCACTACCTGTACTTTGAATGGAGTT GCCATTACAGCATCTGGCACAAGGAAGAATGAACTGATCATTGGCGAGCTACAGTCTCAGATAAAGAATAAAAATGTCACTTTTGATGTTAAAGCAACATCAGACTCAACT CTTCTAACAACTGTTACAGTCGATGAACTGGCTACCCCTGGGCTGAGATCAATATTAAGTTTCGTTATACCAAATCAGCAGTCAGGAAAG GTTGAGCTGCAATACCTACATGATTATGCTAGCGTCACTGCTGGTATTGGATTGACTACCCAGCCTGTGGTGAACCTCTCAGGGGTGGTTGGTACTAATGCTTTCTCTGTCGGAGCCGATATAGCATTTGACACTGCGGGAGGAAATTTCATCAAATACAACGGAGGGTTGAACGTCATTAATGCTAATCTCATTGCCTCGTTGACTCT GAACGACAAGGGGAACAACTTAACTGCATCCTGCTACCACCTGGTGAGTCCATTGTCCAGTACAGCAGTGGGGGCGGAGCTCTCTCGTAGCTTCTCCAGCAACGAGAACACCCTAACCATTGGGACACAACATGCCCTGGATCCTCTTACCATGGTCAAGGCTCGATTCAACAATTACGGGAGAGGTAGTGCACTAATCCAGCACGAGTGGAAGCCAAAATCATTTTTCACAATCTCTGGGGAAGTTGATACAATAGCCATCGAAAAGAATGCCAAGGTGGGCTTGTCCTTGGTCCTTAGGCCCTAA